A section of the Methanococcus vannielii SB genome encodes:
- the tfrB gene encoding fumarate reductase (CoM/CoB) subunit TfrB: protein MNTVKINVKKTEGFKEFIVPEKITVTDALEYINKNYGENIQFRVSCRAGQCGSCAMTINKKSRLACKTKVEDKMYIEPLDGFDVIIDLVVDRSPYYKKLGTLKNYIQQKNGKPNLEELSNLKIYPNDIKDVKSIRGCIECLSCISMCPARKYSNYPGPTFMRQLARFAFDKRDDSKRESDAFNENIYNCTTCGRCVEVCPKEIDIVHNVVEKLREKTFKKGYNLESHLEVRKNALLQKRSIPKDKSSFLEEVKDEYFVENEKLRVAFFTGCLVDFRLLELGKSAVRVLNAHGVSVVIPKLQVCCGSPYIRTGQTDISEMLKKQNLEIFNKLNVDYVVTLCAGCGSTLKNDYKEKEFKIKDITEILTEVGLIEYKPLDITVTYHDPCHLRRGQKVYLEPRKILESIPKLKFVEMEIPDQCCGAGGGVRSGKPEVAALIGKRKANMVYKTDADYVITVCPFCEYHVRDSLKKYMEENSFKKEIPVMNIVSLLDKVI from the coding sequence GTGAACACAGTTAAAATAAACGTGAAAAAAACCGAAGGATTTAAAGAATTTATTGTACCTGAAAAAATAACTGTAACTGACGCTTTAGAATATATTAATAAAAATTACGGCGAAAATATACAGTTTAGGGTATCCTGTAGGGCAGGCCAATGTGGGAGCTGTGCAATGACAATAAATAAAAAATCAAGGCTTGCATGTAAGACAAAAGTTGAAGATAAAATGTATATTGAGCCCTTAGATGGATTTGACGTTATTATTGACCTCGTAGTTGATAGAAGTCCGTACTATAAAAAACTAGGAACATTGAAAAATTACATTCAGCAAAAAAACGGTAAACCTAACCTTGAAGAACTATCAAATTTAAAGATATATCCTAACGATATTAAAGATGTTAAATCGATTAGAGGATGCATTGAATGTTTAAGCTGTATTTCAATGTGTCCTGCGAGAAAATATTCTAATTATCCTGGGCCTACATTTATGAGACAGCTTGCAAGGTTTGCTTTTGACAAAAGAGATGATTCAAAACGGGAAAGCGATGCATTTAACGAAAATATTTATAACTGTACAACTTGCGGTAGATGTGTTGAAGTCTGTCCAAAAGAAATCGATATTGTACATAATGTAGTTGAAAAATTAAGGGAAAAGACATTTAAAAAAGGATACAATCTTGAAAGCCATTTAGAAGTTAGAAAAAACGCATTACTCCAAAAAAGGTCAATTCCAAAAGATAAATCTTCATTTTTAGAGGAAGTAAAAGATGAATATTTTGTAGAAAATGAAAAATTGCGTGTTGCATTTTTTACAGGATGTTTGGTCGATTTTAGACTTTTAGAACTTGGAAAAAGTGCAGTAAGGGTTTTAAATGCACATGGTGTTTCAGTAGTAATTCCAAAGTTACAGGTATGTTGCGGTTCCCCATACATTAGAACTGGTCAGACGGATATCTCAGAAATGTTAAAAAAACAAAACCTCGAAATTTTTAATAAGTTAAATGTTGACTATGTTGTTACTCTTTGTGCAGGGTGCGGAAGCACTTTAAAGAATGATTACAAAGAAAAAGAGTTTAAGATAAAGGATATTACTGAAATTTTAACAGAAGTTGGATTAATTGAGTATAAGCCTTTAGATATTACAGTAACTTACCACGACCCATGCCACTTGAGACGAGGTCAAAAAGTATATCTTGAACCTAGGAAAATTTTAGAAAGCATTCCAAAATTAAAATTTGTTGAAATGGAAATTCCCGACCAGTGCTGCGGTGCAGGAGGGGGAGTTCGTTCTGGAAAGCCAGAAGTTGCAGCTTTAATCGGGAAAAGAAAAGCAAATATGGTATATAAAACAGATGCAGATTATGTAATTACGGTATGCCCATTTTGCGAATATCACGTTAGGGACAGCTTGAAAAAATACATGGAAGAAAACAGTTTTAAAAAAGAAATTCCTGTAATGAATATAGTTTCACTACTTGATAAAGTGATTTAA
- a CDS encoding calcium/sodium antiporter produces MLFESVLFLALGLLMLSYGSDWFVLGASRFAKEFKIPSFVIGATIVAFGTSLPEIFTSAYAASTGSVDLALGNALGSCIANIGLVLGLSLIISSVFIKNKSVVKNGYLYLVYTLILTTLGYNGFSSFDGLILILLLLFYLVYTIKTGEADNEEHEKDTTFKKSIFYLLIGLAIVVFGSQFFVDGAKGLASAFGISEKIIGFTIVAFGTSLPELSVSVAAARQKLGGIVIGNIIGSNIINTCGALAIAALISEIPVFKFELVTNFLMVFLLVILMNKEKIKGILHLKKIDNRLSKITRFDGLILVIIYLLFIFGLNIGIIF; encoded by the coding sequence ATGCTTTTTGAATCAGTGCTTTTTTTAGCATTGGGTTTATTGATGCTGTCATATGGTAGTGACTGGTTTGTTTTAGGTGCATCACGATTTGCAAAGGAATTTAAAATTCCAAGCTTTGTAATTGGGGCTACAATTGTTGCATTTGGAACGTCGTTACCTGAAATATTTACAAGTGCATATGCAGCATCTACAGGTTCAGTTGATTTAGCTTTAGGAAATGCCCTTGGAAGCTGTATTGCAAATATTGGCCTCGTTTTAGGATTAAGTTTAATTATTTCTTCAGTATTCATAAAAAATAAGTCAGTTGTAAAAAATGGTTACTTATACTTAGTTTACACGCTAATTTTAACTACACTTGGATACAATGGATTTTCAAGCTTTGATGGACTAATTTTAATCCTGTTACTTTTGTTCTATTTAGTATATACAATAAAAACTGGTGAAGCAGACAATGAAGAACACGAAAAAGATACTACTTTCAAAAAATCGATTTTTTATCTTTTAATCGGGCTAGCAATTGTTGTATTTGGAAGTCAATTCTTTGTAGATGGTGCAAAAGGTCTTGCAAGTGCATTTGGAATTTCCGAAAAAATTATTGGTTTTACAATTGTTGCATTTGGAACGTCGCTACCTGAACTTTCTGTTTCGGTTGCTGCTGCAAGGCAAAAACTTGGTGGGATTGTAATTGGAAATATCATTGGAAGTAACATCATAAATACATGCGGTGCACTAGCAATTGCTGCACTAATTTCAGAAATTCCAGTATTTAAATTTGAACTAGTTACAAATTTTTTAATGGTATTTTTATTAGTTATATTGATGAATAAAGAAAAAATAAAAGGAATATTACATTTAAAAAAGATTGACAACCGCCTATCGAAAATTACGAGATTTGATGGTTTGATACTTGTTATTATTTACCTTTTATTTATTTTTGGCCTTAATATTGGAATTATATTCTAA
- the sppA gene encoding signal peptide peptidase SppA, which translates to MKKVYTYSAAAFVIMGLLLIGILAVVSFDTSFSNNIAMINLDGAIFLKGSDSGLLSTGTTGVEDYIKWLDEVENNDNIKAVIIKINSPGGEVVASEKLSRKIKEVSEKKPVVAYIETIGASGAYMAASSSNYIVAEKQSLVGSIGVRMELLHYYGLMEKLGVNTTSITGGKYKNIGTPNRPMTEEEYKMLESIVDEMYFDFISMVAENRNMTINETLIAADGKIYNGLQAKNAGLIDQVGTEKDAIDMACKFAKISEPRIYEYKKSSSIGFFGMTLNNIATSFGYGFGKGISENMDIKESFKSYKSYEMYY; encoded by the coding sequence ATGAAAAAAGTTTATACCTATTCAGCAGCTGCATTTGTTATTATGGGGCTATTATTGATTGGGATTTTGGCAGTTGTATCTTTTGATACGTCCTTTTCAAATAATATTGCAATGATAAATTTAGATGGTGCTATCTTTTTAAAAGGTAGTGATTCAGGATTATTAAGCACTGGAACGACGGGTGTTGAAGATTATATAAAATGGCTTGATGAAGTTGAAAATAATGATAATATAAAAGCAGTTATCATTAAAATTAATTCTCCTGGAGGGGAAGTTGTTGCAAGTGAAAAACTTTCAAGAAAAATTAAAGAAGTTTCCGAAAAAAAGCCAGTTGTGGCATACATCGAAACAATTGGGGCTTCAGGCGCATACATGGCGGCATCATCATCAAATTATATCGTTGCAGAAAAACAATCCCTTGTTGGAAGTATAGGGGTTAGAATGGAATTATTGCACTATTATGGCCTCATGGAAAAACTGGGCGTAAATACAACAAGTATAACCGGTGGAAAGTATAAAAACATTGGAACGCCAAATAGGCCAATGACTGAAGAAGAATATAAAATGCTTGAATCAATTGTTGATGAAATGTACTTTGATTTTATTTCAATGGTTGCAGAAAATAGGAACATGACAATAAATGAAACATTGATTGCGGCTGACGGAAAAATTTATAACGGGTTACAGGCTAAAAATGCAGGCCTCATAGACCAAGTTGGAACTGAAAAAGATGCAATTGATATGGCATGTAAATTTGCAAAAATATCCGAACCAAGAATCTATGAATACAAAAAAAGTAGTTCTATCGGGTTTTTTGGCATGACGCTTAATAATATCGCAACAAGTTTTGGATACGGGTTTGGAAAAGGAATTTCTGAAAACATGGATATAAAAGAAAGTTTTAAATCTTATAAGTCGTATGAAATGTACTATTAA
- a CDS encoding RNA-binding domain-containing protein — protein MIIKINAKVKPTEDSEKVLNAIKNIFMDIKTEFDENIIFCESKNVSRFKELLRSQAILDAARNVLERNIIGNRTKFYINKQAAYSGLLNFDKDIHGGIKLEFIAEEGEDILKLLKDIAPRTRHGVIIDEDEEDN, from the coding sequence ATGATAATCAAGATAAATGCTAAGGTAAAACCAACTGAAGATAGTGAAAAGGTTTTAAACGCAATTAAAAATATTTTTATGGATATAAAAACAGAATTTGACGAAAATATTATTTTTTGTGAGTCAAAAAATGTATCAAGATTTAAAGAATTACTTCGAAGTCAGGCAATACTTGATGCAGCTAGAAACGTTTTAGAACGGAATATTATCGGAAATAGGACTAAATTTTACATAAATAAACAAGCTGCATATTCGGGGTTATTGAATTTTGATAAGGATATTCATGGTGGAATAAAACTTGAATTTATCGCAGAAGAGGGCGAAGATATTTTAAAACTATTAAAGGACATTGCGCCAAGAACAAGGCACGGCGTAATTATTGATGAAGATGAAGAAGATAATTAA
- a CDS encoding pyridoxal phosphate-dependent aminotransferase yields MISNRCLGTEQSEIRKIFNMATENSINLGIGEPDFDTPKNIVEAAKTALLNGKTHYSPNAGILELTNAISEKLKKDNNLDVPRNNIITTCGASEALMLSLFTLVNKNEEVLIPDPGFVSYKGLTELSEGKVIPVNLDDKFKIDLESLKNNISKKTKCIILNSPSNPTGSVITKEEIKGVCEIAGDNNITVISDEIYEKIIYGKKHYSAMEFTDNSIVINGFSKAYSMTGWRIGYLAVNENFDKKYNLIENMMKIHQYGFACATSFAQYGAFEALTGDQKSVFEMVLEFEKRRNLIYTGLKDIFNVQKPEGAFYIFPDVSEYGNGMEVATKLIKNNILCVPGSAFGKQGENRVRFSYATKYEDIEKAIEIMKNVLL; encoded by the coding sequence ATGATTTCAAACAGGTGTTTAGGAACAGAACAGTCCGAAATTAGGAAAATATTTAACATGGCAACAGAAAACTCGATAAATTTGGGAATTGGAGAACCGGACTTTGACACTCCAAAAAACATAGTTGAGGCTGCAAAAACAGCACTTTTAAATGGGAAAACCCATTATTCTCCCAATGCAGGAATTTTAGAACTTACAAACGCAATTTCTGAAAAATTAAAAAAAGATAATAATTTAGATGTTCCAAGAAATAATATTATTACAACGTGTGGTGCATCCGAAGCACTGATGCTTTCATTATTTACTCTAGTTAATAAAAATGAAGAGGTTTTAATTCCTGACCCCGGATTTGTGTCGTATAAAGGACTAACTGAACTTTCAGAAGGGAAAGTTATTCCGGTAAATCTTGATGATAAATTTAAAATTGATTTAGAATCCCTAAAAAACAACATTTCTAAAAAAACGAAATGTATAATTTTAAATTCGCCTTCAAACCCTACTGGAAGCGTAATAACAAAAGAAGAAATCAAAGGAGTCTGTGAAATTGCAGGGGATAACAATATTACAGTAATTTCTGATGAAATTTATGAAAAAATAATTTATGGGAAAAAACATTATTCTGCAATGGAATTTACCGATAATTCAATAGTGATTAACGGATTTTCAAAAGCTTATTCAATGACTGGATGGAGGATTGGGTATCTAGCAGTAAATGAAAACTTCGATAAAAAATATAATCTTATTGAAAATATGATGAAAATTCACCAGTACGGATTTGCTTGCGCAACTTCTTTTGCTCAATATGGGGCATTTGAAGCACTTACTGGTGACCAAAAAAGCGTTTTTGAAATGGTTTTAGAGTTTGAAAAAAGAAGAAACTTGATATATACTGGATTAAAAGATATATTCAATGTTCAAAAACCAGAAGGGGCATTTTATATATTCCCTGACGTCAGTGAATATGGTAATGGAATGGAAGTTGCAACAAAATTGATTAAAAATAATATATTATGCGTTCCAGGGTCAGCATTTGGAAAACAGGGTGAAAACAGGGTTAGATTTTCATATGCTACTAAATATGAAGACATTGAAAAGGCAATAGAAATAATGAAAAATGTTCTTCTTTAA
- a CDS encoding cation:proton antiporter (subunit G of antiporter complex involved in resistance to high concentrations of Na+, K+, Li+ and/or alkali), protein MLEDIVLIIASLGIIFASFRLWVEKDRKRMVYARLHIVGVIDIACIVIMLVFKQYLLALTYFILVPFAAHAIANADYHDELKTKGV, encoded by the coding sequence ATGTTAGAGGATATTGTATTAATAATTGCTTCCCTTGGTATAATTTTCGCATCTTTTAGACTATGGGTTGAAAAAGACCGGAAAAGAATGGTTTATGCAAGACTCCATATTGTTGGAGTAATAGATATTGCATGTATTGTGATAATGCTTGTATTTAAACAGTATTTGCTTGCTCTTACGTACTTTATTTTAGTACCTTTTGCAGCCCATGCGATAGCTAACGCAGATTACCACGATGAATTGAAAACTAAAGGAGTGTAA
- a CDS encoding DUF4040 domain-containing protein yields MIYIDYLVMVLVLMSYIGALIQKDLIKSVVLTGLGGLGLAYLFSSLLAPDVALTEAILGGAVLPAFFAFTVRRTQRLDE; encoded by the coding sequence ATGATTTACATTGATTACTTAGTTATGGTACTCGTTTTAATGTCTTACATAGGTGCTTTAATTCAAAAAGACCTTATTAAATCCGTGGTATTAACTGGATTAGGGGGGCTTGGACTTGCATATTTATTCAGTTCATTACTTGCGCCTGACGTTGCACTAACAGAAGCAATTTTAGGCGGTGCAGTATTACCCGCATTTTTCGCATTTACAGTTAGAAGAACACAAAGGCTTGATGAATAA
- a CDS encoding deoxyuridine 5'-triphosphate nucleotidohydrolase, whose protein sequence is MIIGPNISKEFLSDLKEGQLQQCGIDLKLDKIYKISGNGSIDFSNEKRVLPEHVLIFDSEKDEKIDLECGIYVVKINEKMKIPENLAGFVLPRSTFLRMGVTFYTAVHDPGYEGYASYLMHVMNPVTMYKYAKIAQIVFFEVKNPNGTYDGIYNKK, encoded by the coding sequence ATGATTATTGGTCCAAATATTTCAAAAGAATTTTTATCCGATTTAAAAGAAGGCCAGCTTCAACAGTGTGGGATTGACTTAAAACTTGATAAAATCTATAAAATCTCCGGAAACGGTTCAATTGATTTCTCAAATGAAAAACGGGTTCTTCCTGAGCACGTTTTAATTTTTGATTCGGAAAAAGACGAAAAAATTGACCTTGAATGTGGGATTTATGTTGTAAAAATTAATGAAAAAATGAAAATTCCAGAAAATTTGGCAGGTTTTGTACTTCCAAGAAGTACTTTTCTTAGAATGGGCGTAACGTTTTATACGGCAGTACATGATCCGGGATACGAGGGTTATGCAAGTTATTTAATGCATGTTATGAATCCGGTAACCATGTATAAATACGCTAAAATTGCACAAATAGTATTTTTTGAAGTTAAAAATCCAAACGGAACTTATGATGGAATTTATAATAAAAAATAG
- the glmU gene encoding bifunctional sugar-1-phosphate nucleotidylyltransferase/acetyltransferase — MDAVILCAGSGTRLYPITENRPKPMIPIAGKPILEHIIEKIENHVEKIYLVVGFEKEKIIDYFYGNEKIEFIVQEKQLGTGHAVLMAKNYIKGDFLVLNGDVIFESDILEFLNYENAVGLSKVDNPENFGVIELGYDNKVINLLEKPNEDEIKSKFTSNLINAGIYKLENFVFEILENLLPSERGEIELTDALKKLIESSKLYGIELNGYWNDIGRPWDVLSANNYFLKNIMPKISGNIENNVTITGNVIIEEGVTVKSNSVIEGPVIIKSGAFIGPLAYIRPNTVLMEDTFVGNSSEIKGSIIMKNTKIPHLSYVGDSIIGSDCNFGCNTITANLRFDDEPVTLNIKGTKVKSVRKFGAVIGDNVKTGIQVSLMPGVKVGSNSIIGANCLVDKDIEKESFVYKKDELIIKKRN; from the coding sequence ATGGATGCAGTAATATTATGTGCCGGAAGTGGAACAAGACTTTATCCTATAACCGAAAATCGTCCAAAACCAATGATCCCAATTGCGGGAAAACCAATACTTGAACATATTATTGAAAAAATTGAAAATCACGTTGAAAAAATATACTTGGTAGTTGGTTTTGAAAAAGAAAAAATAATAGATTATTTTTACGGGAATGAAAAAATAGAATTTATAGTTCAAGAAAAACAGCTTGGAACGGGGCATGCTGTATTAATGGCTAAAAACTACATAAAAGGAGATTTTTTAGTCTTAAATGGGGATGTAATTTTTGAAAGCGATATTTTGGAATTTTTAAATTATGAAAATGCTGTTGGCTTATCAAAAGTAGATAATCCTGAAAATTTTGGAGTAATTGAGCTTGGATACGATAATAAAGTTATAAATTTACTTGAAAAACCAAATGAAGATGAAATAAAATCAAAATTTACATCAAATTTGATAAATGCTGGAATTTATAAACTGGAAAATTTTGTTTTTGAAATTTTGGAAAATCTGCTTCCTTCAGAACGGGGGGAAATTGAATTAACCGATGCCTTAAAAAAACTAATTGAAAGCAGTAAACTTTATGGAATTGAATTAAACGGGTACTGGAACGATATTGGGAGGCCTTGGGACGTTTTAAGTGCAAATAATTATTTTTTAAAAAATATAATGCCAAAAATTTCTGGAAATATTGAAAATAATGTAACAATCACAGGAAATGTTATTATTGAAGAAGGAGTAACTGTAAAATCAAATTCAGTAATTGAAGGGCCAGTAATTATAAAATCAGGTGCATTTATTGGGCCTTTAGCATATATAAGGCCAAATACTGTTTTAATGGAAGATACTTTTGTTGGAAATTCTTCTGAGATTAAAGGGAGTATTATAATGAAAAATACTAAAATACCGCATCTTTCGTATGTTGGGGATAGTATTATCGGTTCAGACTGTAATTTTGGATGTAACACGATAACCGCAAATTTAAGGTTTGATGACGAACCAGTTACTCTAAATATTAAGGGTACGAAGGTAAAAAGTGTCAGGAAATTTGGTGCAGTTATCGGCGACAATGTAAAAACAGGAATTCAAGTTTCATTAATGCCTGGCGTTAAAGTTGGGAGTAATTCAATTATTGGTGCAAATTGCCTAGTTGATAAAGATATTGAAAAAGAAAGCTTTGTTTATAAAAAAGACGAATTAATAATTAAAAAGAGGAATTAA
- the glmM gene encoding phosphoglucosamine mutase, with product MKLFGTSGIRMKNLDPLIAYKVGFAISKNFKKAVIGRDTRTTGNLIESAITAGLLNGGCDVTILGIVPTPVLGFSAKSHDIGIMITASHNPPEYNGIKLFNNNGTSFTPNQEESLEEIIEKSDFLDPSWDIVGNVSEDKTAVKKYLDYILSNINIKKKFNVVVDCANAAACGISPNLFTNAGCKVISVNSHCDGRFVGRMPEPNEKNLVETVDIVKGLNLSGRDFIGIAHDGDADRMIAIDEMGRVTDFDKLLAAFCKYVVQKTNAKKIVTTVDASMAIEEYLKEFGAEVIRTKIGDVSVAYEIEKTGAIFGGEPSGTWIHKSIHLTPDGILSGLRVLEMMEFYDKRLCEIMDEVPSYINLREKLPCPDELKNKVMKYVSKEGKLLFKKEPETLDGVRFSFENGWILIRPSGTESYIRVRVEAKDETFANELLNNGISLVNNGILK from the coding sequence TTGAAACTTTTTGGAACTTCTGGAATTAGGATGAAAAATTTAGACCCTTTAATTGCATACAAGGTAGGTTTTGCAATATCTAAAAATTTTAAAAAGGCAGTAATTGGAAGAGACACGAGAACTACTGGAAATTTAATTGAAAGTGCAATTACAGCAGGACTTTTAAATGGGGGTTGTGATGTAACGATTTTAGGAATTGTTCCAACTCCCGTCTTGGGGTTTTCTGCAAAAAGCCATGATATTGGAATTATGATTACGGCATCCCACAATCCGCCAGAATACAACGGGATAAAGCTATTTAATAATAACGGAACCTCTTTTACGCCAAATCAAGAAGAATCTTTGGAAGAAATAATTGAAAAAAGCGATTTTTTAGACCCTTCATGGGACATTGTAGGAAATGTTTCAGAAGATAAAACTGCCGTTAAAAAGTATTTGGACTATATTTTAAGTAATATAAATATAAAAAAGAAATTTAATGTTGTTGTTGACTGTGCAAATGCTGCAGCATGCGGAATTTCACCAAATTTATTTACTAATGCAGGATGTAAGGTAATTTCCGTAAATTCGCACTGTGATGGAAGGTTTGTTGGACGAATGCCTGAACCAAATGAAAAAAACCTTGTTGAAACAGTAGATATTGTAAAAGGACTTAATTTATCTGGAAGGGATTTTATCGGTATTGCACATGATGGCGATGCAGATAGGATGATTGCAATTGATGAAATGGGAAGAGTAACTGATTTTGATAAACTTTTAGCTGCATTTTGTAAATATGTCGTTCAAAAAACAAATGCTAAAAAAATCGTAACAACGGTTGACGCATCAATGGCAATTGAAGAATATTTGAAGGAGTTTGGAGCAGAAGTTATAAGAACAAAAATTGGCGATGTTTCTGTTGCATATGAAATTGAAAAAACAGGTGCTATTTTTGGAGGGGAGCCTTCAGGAACTTGGATTCATAAAAGCATTCATTTAACGCCTGATGGAATTCTTTCAGGACTTAGGGTCTTAGAAATGATGGAGTTTTATGATAAAAGACTATGCGAAATTATGGATGAAGTTCCTTCATACATTAATTTACGTGAAAAACTGCCATGTCCTGATGAATTAAAGAATAAAGTTATGAAATATGTTTCAAAAGAAGGTAAATTATTATTTAAAAAAGAACCTGAAACTCTTGATGGGGTTAGATTTTCATTTGAAAATGGATGGATATTAATTAGGCCTTCAGGAACTGAAAGTTACATTAGAGTTAGAGTTGAAGCAAAAGATGAAACGTTTGCAAATGAACTGTTAAATAACGGAATTTCGCTTGTAAATAACGGAATTTTGAAATAA
- a CDS encoding glycosyltransferase family 2 protein, producing MNEKPLISVLMPNYNNEKYLAEAIESILNQTYGNFEFIIIDDCSTDDSWSIIQDYAKKDKRIMAFRNERNLGRPKTYNRLLELISNESFFFFFMGSDDVLKENMIDVKIRYFNNFKEVDGVGNSIEYVDENLNFIKKREYPEKKEDIKKNFLIFNPISQGGMCLKSYLKAEKFNEDYKVCLDYEIWTRLIDKGYVFENLKESYYLYRQQKEQAKQKNLKLTLINTVKIKSKYIFKPKYFSIKSFLRFNLEILLIFPPKRLILWVFYKTL from the coding sequence ATGAATGAAAAACCATTAATTTCAGTTTTGATGCCAAATTATAATAATGAAAAATATTTAGCTGAAGCAATTGAATCAATTTTAAACCAAACTTATGGAAATTTTGAATTCATCATAATTGATGACTGTTCAACGGATGATTCTTGGAGTATAATTCAAGATTATGCTAAAAAAGATAAAAGAATAATGGCATTTAGAAATGAAAGGAATTTGGGAAGGCCAAAAACATACAATCGATTATTAGAATTAATATCTAATGAATCGTTTTTCTTTTTTTTCATGGGTTCAGATGATGTTTTAAAAGAAAATATGATCGATGTAAAAATTAGATATTTTAATAATTTTAAAGAAGTTGATGGAGTGGGTAATTCAATAGAATATGTTGATGAAAATTTAAATTTTATTAAAAAACGAGAATACCCTGAAAAGAAGGAGGATATTAAAAAAAACTTTTTAATATTCAATCCAATTTCTCAAGGAGGTATGTGTTTAAAAAGCTACTTAAAAGCTGAAAAATTCAATGAAGATTATAAAGTATGCCTTGATTATGAAATTTGGACTAGGCTTATTGACAAAGGGTATGTTTTTGAAAACTTAAAAGAAAGTTATTATTTATATAGGCAGCAAAAAGAACAGGCAAAACAAAAAAATTTAAAATTGACTTTAATAAATACTGTTAAAATTAAGTCAAAGTATATATTTAAACCAAAATATTTTTCAATTAAATCTTTTTTAAGGTTTAATTTAGAAATTTTACTAATATTTCCCCCTAAAAGATTAATATTATGGGTATTTTATAAAACCCTGTGA